In Candidatus Binatia bacterium, a single genomic region encodes these proteins:
- a CDS encoding ABC transporter ATP-binding protein produces the protein MTAGARNIVIEANGLTKRFGDFTAVDDATLHVPEGTVYAFLGANGSGKTTTIRMLIGLLTPTHGSVTVAGVDVIAHPRRVREAIGYMGQKVSLYRGLSLYENVQFYGGLHDISGKELKRRWGSLSERFSLAEAEKYLADDLPGGLRQRAGLALAMLHEPRVLFLDEPTAGVDVGSRTLFWELIREQRRSGVTVFVTTHFLDEVDYCDLISFIDAGRILVDSTPEGLRERWSDGYEAFCPVPAHGGADKVAAELAAAGWQVETVEGGLRLRARSAKTAMLAALARAAGPEGAPRVQVQQPAMSDVFQKLMTDGKSEAPLPS, from the coding sequence ATGACGGCCGGCGCGCGAAACATCGTCATCGAGGCGAACGGCCTGACCAAGCGCTTCGGTGATTTCACCGCGGTCGACGACGCGACGCTTCACGTGCCGGAGGGCACGGTCTACGCGTTCCTCGGCGCCAACGGCTCGGGAAAAACGACGACGATCCGAATGCTGATCGGGCTGCTGACGCCCACCCACGGCAGCGTCACCGTCGCCGGCGTCGACGTGATCGCGCACCCTCGCCGCGTGCGCGAAGCCATCGGTTACATGGGCCAGAAAGTCAGCCTCTACCGCGGGCTGAGCCTCTACGAGAACGTCCAGTTCTACGGCGGACTGCACGACATCTCCGGAAAGGAGCTGAAGAGGCGCTGGGGATCGCTCAGCGAGCGTTTCTCGCTGGCGGAAGCCGAAAAATACCTCGCCGACGACCTGCCCGGCGGCCTTCGCCAGAGAGCGGGCCTGGCGCTGGCGATGCTGCACGAGCCGCGCGTGCTCTTCCTCGACGAGCCGACGGCCGGCGTCGACGTCGGCAGCCGCACGCTTTTCTGGGAGCTGATCCGCGAGCAGCGGCGCAGCGGCGTCACGGTGTTCGTGACGACGCATTTTCTCGACGAAGTCGACTACTGCGACCTCATCTCGTTCATCGACGCGGGAAGGATCCTCGTCGATTCCACACCCGAGGGATTGCGCGAGCGCTGGTCGGACGGCTACGAAGCGTTCTGCCCGGTGCCGGCCCACGGCGGCGCGGACAAGGTCGCCGCCGAGCTGGCGGCGGCGGGCTGGCAGGTGGAGACGGTCGAAGGCGGGCTGCGCCTGCGCGCGCGCTCCGCGAAAACTGCCATGCTGGCAGCGCTGGCACGCGCGGCAGGCCCCGAGGGTGCGCCGCGTGTGCAGGTGCAGCAACCGGCGATGTCGGACGTGTTCCAGAAGCTGATGACCGACGGAAAGAGCGAGGCGCCGCTGCCGTCATGA